A genomic segment from Neobacillus sp. YX16 encodes:
- a CDS encoding TIGR02206 family membrane protein: MEKYFQADGKDAFILFSKTHWMTIFILGGVIVLIFLFRRFLRKTALNSIVRIGLAATLIISEISLHVWLWRIGEWTIQYSLPFHLSSISILLSAALLLTRSYSLFEFTYFAGVGSALQAMFTPDISAYTFPHFRYVHFFISHGGIVVANLFMVLVEKYRPTAKSIWKAFLFLNLYTFFVFLLNYFIAGNYMYISEKPVNPSILNYLGPWPSYLFPLEVIALITFLLLYFPFWFINRFEKRKGVDK; this comes from the coding sequence ATGGAAAAATATTTTCAAGCAGATGGTAAAGATGCCTTTATTTTATTTTCAAAAACACATTGGATGACGATATTTATTTTAGGTGGAGTAATTGTCTTAATCTTTCTATTTAGAAGATTTCTTAGGAAGACAGCCCTCAATAGTATTGTCAGAATAGGATTGGCAGCCACTTTAATTATTTCAGAAATTAGTCTGCATGTATGGCTATGGCGTATAGGAGAGTGGACTATTCAATATTCTCTGCCATTCCATCTAAGCAGTATTTCCATCCTCCTATCCGCAGCTTTACTGCTTACTAGGAGCTATAGTCTTTTTGAATTTACCTATTTTGCAGGCGTTGGAAGCGCTCTGCAGGCAATGTTCACCCCTGATATTAGTGCTTATACGTTTCCCCATTTCCGTTATGTTCACTTTTTTATTTCGCATGGTGGAATCGTGGTGGCAAATTTATTTATGGTATTGGTAGAAAAATATAGACCAACTGCAAAGAGTATTTGGAAAGCTTTTTTGTTCTTAAATCTATATACTTTTTTTGTGTTTTTATTGAATTACTTTATTGCAGGAAATTATATGTATATCTCCGAAAAGCCAGTAAACCCATCGATTTTGAATTATTTAGGACCATGGCCATCGTATCTTTTTCCTTTAGAGGTCATTGCATTAATAACCTTTTTGTTATTGTATTTTCCATTCTGGTTCATTAATAGATTTGAAAAAAGAAAGGGCGTAGACAAATGA
- a CDS encoding SMC family ATPase, with translation MRPLKLTMQAFGPYADVEIIDFTQLGNRTMFVISGKTGSGKTTIFDAISYAIYGKASGEDRNGPELRSQFARADLVTEVSLDFSIRNKVYSITRLPQQPKKKEKGEGFTTLPAKAELYSWDEKGEKKLIATKINEVEEKIKEIMLIDSNQFRQILMIPQGEFRKLLTSDSKDKEVILQRLFHTQIYKMVEDRLKVESTELKNSVEMQVQTRNENLRRIQTVTNDELKGYLEADSVNDMIMMPLLQDEISGMESLLEKLVISLKEKELEQDSLKGKLFEAETILKQIQTREALKTEKIQLESQVEVFAEKEKQVQLAHKAALLAQQEELCHRLKRELDQLKGNVTSIQSEIEKLDVLTNQYEQLWQVEQEREGERQIALDTINQLINMRDDVYSFAALVKEYAIVEASLKSEKDKYQKAENNLVSLEERIKVLNDKKIDIEKGKLQYLENDHQIEKMETELDKLEKYELNLGRHQEAVQDLKVKSSKFENITARYLDAKALVEDMENQWLHGQASLLAARLTSGEACPVCGSEHHPSPASTNQALIPNEKDLKAAKQQAVLLEKEKSAAESQYFESQSIEKTQREKCEEIINEIHAYRIDFKESDLQLTKTEVISNRNKLLESQKILAAQIKMLDQINLEIEKSDTEKTALQRAIQQFAAHVSELTVQFTEKRTNLTRMMKVIPENLRTEAAYETALTSSKKHHEMLVKRLEEAQQRLQAVKEKQSAETARLQDAVIHHSSKENELKTEKELFVNRLAEQGFINYGEYHSAKKSEADIRSLEGQIRSYREELRSVSDRLKELTELLQDIKTPDVDGLKVSLENLAREIEELTNQRTDLFVKKRDNVDIYNNVERINEQMKVLEERYKLIGHLHEIAKGQNTYRITFERYVLAAFLDDILREANVRLRKMTAGRFELLRKTDRSKGNVQSGLELLVFDQYTGQERHVKTLSGGESFKASLSLALGLADVVQNYAGGVSLETMFIDEGFGTLDPESLDQAIEALMDIQSSGRLVGIISHVPELKERIDIRLEVIAGQTGSRTEFIFTN, from the coding sequence GTGAGACCATTAAAACTAACTATGCAGGCATTTGGCCCTTATGCAGATGTTGAAATCATTGATTTCACTCAGCTGGGGAATCGCACGATGTTTGTCATTTCTGGTAAAACCGGATCTGGTAAAACCACTATTTTTGATGCAATTAGTTATGCGATTTATGGAAAAGCAAGCGGCGAAGACCGCAACGGCCCCGAATTAAGGAGCCAATTTGCAAGAGCAGATTTGGTAACAGAGGTTTCTCTCGACTTTTCAATCCGTAACAAAGTTTATTCGATCACCCGCTTACCTCAACAGCCAAAAAAGAAAGAAAAGGGCGAAGGTTTTACGACATTACCAGCCAAAGCGGAATTATATAGTTGGGATGAGAAAGGTGAAAAGAAATTAATCGCCACCAAGATCAATGAGGTGGAGGAGAAGATTAAGGAAATTATGCTGATTGACAGCAACCAGTTCCGCCAAATCTTAATGATTCCTCAAGGTGAATTTCGTAAGCTGTTAACGTCCGACAGTAAGGATAAAGAAGTTATTTTACAGCGGTTGTTCCATACTCAAATTTATAAAATGGTGGAAGATAGGCTGAAGGTTGAATCAACAGAATTGAAGAATTCAGTTGAAATGCAGGTTCAAACTAGAAATGAAAACCTCAGACGTATTCAAACGGTAACAAACGACGAGCTAAAAGGATATTTAGAAGCAGACAGTGTTAACGATATGATCATGATGCCATTACTGCAGGACGAAATCAGTGGTATGGAAAGTCTGCTTGAAAAATTAGTTATTAGCTTGAAAGAAAAGGAACTGGAACAAGACTCCTTAAAAGGGAAGTTATTTGAAGCCGAAACGATTTTAAAGCAAATTCAAACAAGAGAAGCATTAAAAACAGAAAAAATTCAACTTGAATCACAAGTAGAAGTTTTTGCTGAAAAAGAAAAACAGGTACAACTTGCGCATAAAGCAGCATTATTGGCACAGCAAGAAGAGCTTTGCCATCGTCTAAAGCGAGAATTGGACCAACTGAAGGGAAATGTAACATCTATACAGAGCGAAATTGAAAAATTAGATGTTCTTACAAATCAATATGAGCAACTGTGGCAGGTAGAGCAAGAGCGTGAAGGTGAACGGCAAATAGCACTAGATACCATTAATCAATTAATAAATATGAGAGACGATGTTTATTCCTTTGCTGCTTTAGTAAAAGAGTATGCAATTGTGGAAGCCTCACTCAAGAGTGAAAAGGACAAGTATCAAAAAGCAGAAAATAATTTAGTTAGCTTGGAAGAACGAATCAAAGTACTAAACGACAAAAAGATAGACATTGAGAAAGGTAAGCTACAATATTTAGAAAATGACCATCAGATTGAAAAAATGGAGACCGAACTTGATAAGCTAGAAAAATATGAACTTAACCTGGGACGCCATCAAGAAGCAGTACAAGATCTTAAAGTGAAATCCAGTAAGTTCGAAAATATAACCGCTAGATATTTGGATGCAAAGGCACTAGTTGAAGATATGGAGAATCAATGGCTGCATGGTCAAGCATCACTTCTGGCAGCACGACTTACTAGTGGTGAGGCATGTCCAGTTTGTGGTTCAGAGCATCACCCCTCACCAGCTTCAACGAATCAAGCTCTAATCCCTAATGAAAAGGACCTGAAAGCTGCAAAGCAGCAGGCAGTTCTATTGGAAAAAGAAAAATCAGCAGCAGAATCTCAGTACTTTGAAAGTCAATCTATTGAAAAAACACAACGGGAAAAGTGTGAAGAGATTATAAACGAAATACACGCTTATCGGATTGATTTTAAGGAATCGGATTTACAATTAACGAAAACAGAAGTGATTTCTAACAGAAATAAGTTACTTGAATCACAAAAAATACTTGCTGCTCAAATTAAAATGCTTGATCAAATTAATCTTGAAATCGAAAAAAGCGATACGGAAAAAACAGCATTACAAAGGGCTATTCAGCAGTTTGCAGCACATGTATCAGAATTGACTGTACAGTTTACTGAGAAGAGAACGAATTTAACTAGGATGATGAAGGTTATTCCTGAGAATCTTCGTACTGAAGCAGCCTATGAAACAGCACTAACATCATCTAAAAAACATCATGAAATGTTAGTCAAAAGGCTCGAAGAGGCGCAGCAGCGATTACAAGCAGTGAAAGAAAAACAATCTGCTGAAACTGCCAGATTACAGGACGCGGTGATACACCACTCTAGCAAAGAGAATGAGTTGAAAACAGAAAAAGAACTCTTTGTTAATAGACTTGCAGAACAAGGTTTTATTAATTATGGGGAATACCATTCGGCTAAAAAAAGCGAAGCTGATATCCGTAGTCTTGAAGGTCAAATCCGCAGTTATCGTGAAGAGTTACGCTCTGTTTCAGACCGCTTAAAAGAATTGACTGAGCTTTTACAAGACATTAAGACCCCAGATGTTGATGGATTAAAAGTTTCTTTAGAGAATTTAGCCCGTGAAATTGAAGAGCTAACCAATCAGCGAACGGATCTATTTGTTAAAAAGAGAGACAATGTGGATATTTACAACAATGTCGAAAGAATTAATGAGCAAATGAAGGTGTTGGAGGAACGATATAAGCTGATTGGACATCTTCACGAAATTGCTAAAGGACAAAATACCTATCGAATTACGTTTGAACGCTATGTACTTGCTGCTTTCTTAGATGATATTTTGCGGGAGGCAAATGTTCGATTAAGGAAAATGACGGCAGGCCGATTTGAACTTCTAAGGAAAACAGACCGTTCGAAGGGGAATGTTCAAAGTGGCTTAGAGCTGCTTGTCTTTGACCAGTATACTGGTCAGGAGCGTCATGTAAAAACTTTATCCGGCGGAGAAAGCTTTAAAGCCTCTCTATCATTAGCACTTGGATTAGCAGATGTCGTCCAAAACTATGCAGGCGGAGTTTCGTTAGAGACGATGTTTATTGATGAGGGCTTTGGAACGCTGGACCCTGAATCACTTGATCAAGCGATTGAAGCACTGATGGATATCCAAAGCAGTGGACGCTTAGTCGGTATCATCTCGCATGTACCAGAGCTAAAAGAACGAATTGATATTAGACTAGAGGTTATAGCAGGGCAAACCGGGAGCAGGACGGAATTTATTTTTACAAATTAA
- a CDS encoding antibiotic biosynthesis monooxygenase, giving the protein MSELVFMALYRPKPGKENELKEILNVHIPVLRDEGLITERELLTLQTEDGTIIEIAEWKSSEAIDKAHQSEKVMAVWNQIAFVAELTNLSSLAEAQYPFPNFKAI; this is encoded by the coding sequence ATGTCTGAACTCGTGTTTATGGCACTATATCGTCCGAAACCTGGAAAAGAGAATGAATTAAAAGAAATCCTTAATGTACATATCCCCGTCCTAAGAGATGAAGGATTAATAACAGAACGTGAATTGCTAACACTTCAAACTGAGGATGGTACAATCATTGAAATAGCGGAATGGAAGTCTAGTGAGGCGATTGACAAGGCACATCAATCTGAAAAAGTCATGGCTGTATGGAATCAAATTGCATTTGTAGCCGAACTGACAAATCTCTCATCCCTAGCAGAAGCGCAATATCCTTTCCCCAATTTTAAAGCCATTTAG
- a CDS encoding HipA family kinase: MNQNIHPFKLLDTFFKGYSKPQHILFSDGRTYVVKFKNNPSGTRVMVNEYIAGKLGQLLSLPVVPFEVVQIEDDFIKESPVLSKHKFTSGSQFASLFIDNCIQLLRDSQNEHVKVSNRDHLALMMVFDLWIGNTDRKENNVLLEPAEEGEYYLHMIDHGRCFSEAKWTVKTLRKMPNVSVNLNVHKWCVSLLQSQNEINAAIEKIMAIPEKAIHEVIKSIPDDWDVSELEREALVTHLVNAKQLLPELNLQSKKKKK, from the coding sequence ATGAATCAGAACATACATCCTTTTAAGCTGCTGGATACTTTCTTTAAAGGTTATTCCAAACCTCAGCACATTCTTTTTAGTGATGGTCGCACGTATGTAGTGAAGTTCAAAAATAATCCATCTGGAACGAGGGTTATGGTAAACGAGTACATTGCCGGTAAATTAGGCCAACTTCTCTCCCTTCCGGTTGTACCTTTTGAAGTGGTACAAATAGAAGATGATTTTATTAAGGAGTCTCCAGTTCTTTCTAAACACAAGTTCACCTCTGGAAGCCAGTTTGCCAGTTTGTTTATTGACAATTGTATTCAACTCTTAAGGGATTCGCAGAATGAACACGTAAAAGTAAGCAATCGAGATCATCTCGCCTTAATGATGGTATTCGATCTTTGGATAGGCAATACAGATCGTAAAGAGAACAATGTCCTGCTCGAACCCGCTGAGGAAGGGGAGTATTATCTCCATATGATCGACCATGGCCGTTGTTTTTCTGAGGCGAAATGGACCGTCAAAACACTAAGGAAAATGCCTAACGTGTCTGTTAACCTAAACGTTCATAAGTGGTGCGTTTCTTTACTGCAAAGTCAAAACGAGATAAATGCAGCGATTGAAAAAATAATGGCAATACCAGAAAAGGCAATTCATGAAGTAATCAAATCGATCCCTGACGACTGGGATGTATCGGAATTGGAAAGGGAGGCGCTTGTCACCCACCTTGTTAATGCAAAACAACTATTACCAGAGCTAAATTTACAATCCAAAAAAAAGAAAAAATAA